From the genome of Ziziphus jujuba cultivar Dongzao chromosome 6, ASM3175591v1, one region includes:
- the LOC107430586 gene encoding transcription factor MYC2: MTEYRIPPTMNLWTDDNASMMEAFMSSSDLSAFWGPPQTHNTTHPQLPQLSSAASTSAPTGDPARAVSQSQPPTPQPPSSAVALFNQDTLQQRLQALIEGARENWTYAIFWQSSYDYSAASVLGWGDGYYKGEEDKGRGKVKTNSSAAEQEHRKKVLRELNSLISGSAAAADDAVDEEVTDTEWFFLVSMTQSFVNDSGLPGQAFFNSNPIWIAGPDNLSASPCERARQGQIFGLQTLVCIPLASGVVELGSTELIFQSSDLMNKVRILFNFNNPDAGSSWPLGGGDQGENDPSSLWINDPSSTMELKDSLNTTTTTTPSASVPSTITTMTTTTTTNQQISKNQSAIQLENNHHPSSSTLSENPSAIQANNRQGQQTTQTQSFFTKELNFSEYGFEGNSVKNGNTHSLKPESGEILNFGESKRSSFNNGNGNLFSGHSQFTPEDNTNNKKKRSPTSRGSNDEGMLSFTSGVILPSSGVVKSSGGTGDSDHSDLEASVVRETDSSKVVDTEKRPRKRGRKPANGREEPLNHVEAERQRREKLNQRFYALRAVVPNVSKMDKASLLGDAISYINELKSKLQKTESEKDDLENQMDAMKKELANKDSRGSYTGSGPPPGDHQDHKKSNHHGSKLIDVDIDVKIIGWDAMIRIQCSKKNHPAARLMAALKELDLDVHHASVSVVNDLMIQQATVRMESRFYTQDQLRLALLSRVGDTR; the protein is encoded by the coding sequence ATGACGGAGTATCGGATTCCACCGACAATGAATCTCTGGACTGACGACAACGCTTCCATGATGGAGGCTTTCATGAGCTCCTCCGATCTCTCTGCCTTCTGGGGTCCACCTCAAACCCACAACACCACCCATCCTCAGCTACCTCAGCTTTCCTCTGCTGCCTCCACTTCCGCTCCCACCGGCGACCCCGCCCGTGCCGTCTCTCAATCCCAGCCTCCTACGCCTCAGCCGCCGTCTTCTGCGGTTGCTCTCTTCAACCAGGACACCCTCCAGCAGCGCCTTCAGGCCCTGATCGAGGGTGCTCGGGAGAATTGGACCTACGCCATCTTCTGGCAGTCGTCTTATGACTATTCCGCCGCTTCGGTTCTCGGTTGGGGAGATGGGTATTACAAAGGTGAAGAAGATAAAGGAAGAGGCAAGGTCAAAACCAACTCCTCCGCCGCCGAGCAAGAGCATCGGAAGAAGGTTCTCCGGGAGCTCAACTCTCTCATTTCTGGGTCTGCGGCCGCGGCCGACGACGCCGTCGACGAGGAGGTCACCGATACCGAGTGGTTCTTCTTGGTTTCCATGACCCAATCTTTCGTTAATGACTCTGGGTTGCCTGGGCAGGCTTTTTTCAATTCGAACCCTATTTGGATTGCCGGTCCAGATAACCTCTCGGCTTCGCCATGTGAGCGAGCTCGTCAGGGTCAGATCTTTGGGTTGCAGACTTTGGTTTGTATACCTTTGGCTAGTGGTGTtgtggaattggggtcgactGAGCTAATCTTTCAGAGTTCGGATCTGATGAACAAGGTGAGGATTTTGTTCAATTTCAACAATCCAGATGCAGGTTCTTCTTGGCCCTTGGGCGGTGGAGATCAGGGAGAGAACGACCCGTCGTCGCTGTGGATTAACGACCCGTCGTCAACAATGGAACTGaaagactcgttgaatacaacGACAACAACAACACCTTCAGCTTCAGTCCCTAGCACAATAACAACgatgacgacgacgacgacaacCAACCAGCAAATCTCGAAGAATCAGAGTGCGATTCAACTGGAAAACAACCACCACCCGAGTTCTAGTACTTTGTCGGAGAATCCGAGTGCGATTCAGGCTAACAACCGACAAGGTCAGCAAACGACGCAGACCCAGAGCTTCTTCACCAAAGAGCTGAATTTCTCCGAATACGGATTCGAAGGTAACAGTGTGAAGAATGGAAATACACATTCTCTGAAACCCGAATCTGGGGAGATTTTGAATTTCGGTGAGAGCAAGAGGAGCTCCTTCAATAATGGAAACGGGAATTTGTTTTCTGGTCACTCGCAATTCACACCCGAggacaacacaaacaacaagaagaagagaTCGCCGACGTCGCGTGGTAGCAACGACGAAGGCATGCTTTCGTTCACTTCCGGCGTGATTTTGCCGTCCTCCGGAGTCGTGAAATCCAGCGGCGGTACCGGAGATTCCGACCATTCGGACCTCGAAGCCTCGGTGGTCCGCGAAACCGACAGTAGCAAGGTTGTAGACACGGAAAAACGACCAAGAAAAAGGGGAAGAAAACCGGCAAATGGAAGAGAAGAGCCATTGAACCATGTGGAAGCAGAGAGACAGAGAAGGGAAAAGCTCAATCAGAGGTTCTATGCTCTGCGAGCCGTGGTACCAAACGTTTCGAAGATGGACAAAGCTTCGCTCCTCGGCGATGCGATTTCATACATCAACGAGCTAAAATCCAAACTCCAAAAGACGGAATCGGAAAAAGATGATTTGGAGAATCAAATGGATGCCATGAAGAAAGAGTTAGCGAACAAAGACTCTCGCGGCAGCTACACGGGTTCAGGTCCACCTCCTGGAGATCATCAAGACCACAAGAAGTCAAATCACCATGGAAGTAAACTGATTGACGTTGATATAGACGTGAAGATTATTGGTTGGGACGCCATGATTAGGATACAGTGTAGTAAGAAGAACCATCCAGCAGCAAGATTAATGGCGGCTCTGAAAGAGCTGGACTTGGATGTCCACCATGCTAGTGTATCCGTGGTGAATGATTTGATGATTCAACAAGCAACGGTGAGGATGGAAAGTCGGTTTTACACTCAGGACCAGCTCAGGTTAGCTTTGTTGTCCAGAGTTGGGGATACAAGATGA
- the LOC107430587 gene encoding uncharacterized protein LOC107430587, giving the protein MSLNCLTCSQVQRSNSESDRKQHGKDRNCTKISNAHVDRSWSGNLASPPSYEQFCMKNASMLVAHKKVTQGHRRLHSTGAVAFEGGAEPRLVRSSGMRRDWSFEDLRQRDEKKGRTA; this is encoded by the coding sequence atgagCTTGAATTGCTTAACCTGCAGCCAAGTCCAGAGATCAAACTCAGAGTCGGATAGAAAGCAACATGGGAAAGATAGGAATTGTACGAAGATTAGTAATGCACATGTTGATAGAAGCTGGTCAGGGAATTTAGCTTCACCACCATCTTATGAGCAGTTTTGTATGAAGAATGCTTCAATGTTGGTGGCACACAAGAAGGTAACGCAAGGTCATCGCCGGCTTCATAGTACAGGAGCTGTTGCATTTGAAGGAGGTGCAGAACCCAGGTTGGTTAGGAGCTCTGGAATGAGAAGGGATTGGAGCTTTGAGGATTTAAGACAAAGGGATGAGAAGAAAGGGAGAACAGCATga